A part of Lutra lutra chromosome 2, mLutLut1.2, whole genome shotgun sequence genomic DNA contains:
- the THAP1 gene encoding THAP domain-containing protein 1, translating into MVQSCSAYGCKNRYDKDKPVSFHKFPLTRPGLCKKWEAAVRRKNFKPTKYSSICSEHFTPDCFKRECNNKLLKENAVPTIFLCTEPHDKKEDLLEPQEQLPPPPLTPPISQVDATIGLLMPPLQTPDNLSVFCDHNYTVEDTMHQRKRIHQLEQQVEKLRKKLKTAQQRCRRQERQLEKLKEVVHFQKEKDDISERGYVILPNDYFEIVEVPA; encoded by the exons ATGGTGCAGTCCTGTTCCGCCTACGGCTGCAAGAACCGATATGATAAGGACAAGCCCGTTTCTTTCCACAA GTTTCCTCTTACTCGACCCGGTCTTTGCAAAAAATGGGAGGCTGCTGTCCGAAGGAAAAACTTTAAGCCCACCAAGTATAGCAGTATCTGTTCAGAACACTTTACCCCGGACTGCTTTAAGAGGGAGTGCAACAACAAGTTGCTCAAAGAGAATGCTGTACCCACGATATTTCTCTGTACTGAGCCACATGATAAG AAGGAAGATCTTCTGGAGCCACAAGAACAGCTTCCCCCGCCTCCTTTAACACCTCCCATTTCCCAGGTGGATGCTACTATTGGATTACTAATGCCTCCTCTTCAGACCCCTGATAATCTCTCAGTTTTCTGTGACCACAACTATACTGTGGAGGATACAATGCACCAGAGAAAAAGGATTCATCAGCTAGAACAACAAGTTGAAAAACTCCGAAAGAAGCTCAAGACTGCACAGCAGCGATGCAGAAGACAAGAACGACAGCTTGAAAAATTAAAGGAGGTTGTTCACTTCCAGAAAGAGAAGGACGACATATCAGAGAGAGGTTACGTGATTTTGCCGAATGACTACTTTGAAATAGTTGAAGTGCCAGCATAG